The Caproicibacterium lactatifermentans genome contains a region encoding:
- a CDS encoding alpha-amylase family glycosyl hydrolase, giving the protein MPKWLNDAVFYEIYPQSFYDTNGDGIGDINGITEKLDYIKSLGCNAIWINPCFESPFMDAGYDISDYKKVAPRYGTNDDLKHCFNEAHKRGMHILLDLVPGHTSDKHQWFRESQKACQNEYTNRYIWTDSVWNRPAGFNSMCGVSEKDGCYLLNFFSSQPALNYGFNKITAPWQMHYTQPDCVATREALKDVMRFWLDAGCDGFRVDMADSLVKNDDNKEATCEVWRNIRGMLNREYPEAAMVSEWSDPAKAIGKAQFDMDFYLDHQENGYHALFRKTGSDGSQQNFFSKQGNGDIMEFLDDYLPRYHVAESAGYVSMMTCNHDTPRMTLGFDELECKIAYAFLLTMPGVPFIYYGDEIGIQYFRLNSVEGGYHRTGTRTPMQWTNGKNLGFSTAEKEKLYLPVDERDCAPTVESQNKDTNSLLNTVRKVLKLRHENPDLQAQPNFEVVYAEKGKYPFVFRRGQFLIAVNPSWRSVSIPMKLLGESIFQLGHSTLENGNLSMKGQSFSIFHMNSI; this is encoded by the coding sequence CTGCTTTGAATCCCCCTTTATGGACGCGGGCTATGATATAAGTGATTATAAAAAGGTTGCCCCGCGTTACGGCACAAACGATGACTTAAAGCACTGCTTTAACGAAGCACACAAACGTGGAATGCATATCCTGCTTGATTTGGTGCCCGGTCACACCTCTGATAAACACCAGTGGTTTCGGGAAAGCCAGAAAGCATGCCAAAATGAATATACAAACCGGTATATTTGGACTGACTCCGTGTGGAACCGCCCCGCCGGATTCAACAGTATGTGCGGGGTCAGCGAAAAGGACGGCTGCTATTTGCTGAATTTCTTTTCGTCCCAGCCGGCGCTCAACTATGGGTTCAATAAAATAACCGCACCATGGCAAATGCATTACACCCAGCCTGACTGCGTTGCAACACGGGAAGCCCTGAAAGATGTAATGCGCTTTTGGCTGGATGCGGGCTGCGACGGTTTCCGAGTGGATATGGCGGATTCGTTGGTAAAAAACGATGATAATAAAGAGGCAACCTGCGAAGTATGGAGAAACATCCGTGGGATGCTTAACCGGGAGTATCCGGAAGCTGCCATGGTATCAGAATGGTCAGACCCTGCTAAGGCGATTGGAAAAGCCCAGTTTGATATGGACTTTTATTTGGACCATCAGGAAAATGGATACCATGCACTATTCCGCAAGACAGGCAGCGACGGCAGCCAACAGAACTTTTTCAGCAAGCAGGGCAATGGCGATATTATGGAGTTTCTGGATGATTATCTGCCGCGATATCATGTGGCGGAATCAGCAGGTTACGTCAGTATGATGACCTGCAACCATGATACCCCCCGCATGACACTTGGCTTTGATGAATTGGAATGTAAAATTGCCTATGCTTTTCTATTGACCATGCCGGGGGTTCCTTTCATTTACTACGGTGATGAAATCGGCATACAGTATTTTCGGCTTAACAGTGTTGAAGGCGGGTATCATCGTACCGGGACGCGTACGCCCATGCAGTGGACAAATGGAAAGAATCTTGGGTTTTCCACCGCAGAAAAAGAAAAACTGTATTTGCCGGTGGATGAAAGAGATTGTGCACCGACAGTGGAAAGCCAGAACAAGGATACCAATTCTCTGCTGAATACGGTTCGAAAAGTTCTAAAACTACGCCACGAAAATCCAGATTTGCAGGCACAGCCGAATTTTGAAGTCGTTTATGCAGAAAAAGGAAAATATCCATTTGTGTTCCGCCGCGGTCAGTTTTTAATAGCGGTCAATCCGTCGTGGCGGTCGGTATCAATACCGATGAAGCTGCTTGGTGAATCGATATTCCAGCTTGGTCACAGCACATTAGAAAACGGTAACCTTTCTATGAAAGGTCAGTCTTTTTCAATATTTCATATGAATTCAATTTGA